One window of Trichoderma breve strain T069 chromosome 3, whole genome shotgun sequence genomic DNA carries:
- a CDS encoding RTA1 like protein domain-containing protein, with amino-acid sequence MAIVCNPDWLHATWSFYRYVPSVAAAVIFCLLFLVATGLHLFQMFKTKTWFLSALVFGCLFEFIGYTARAASASQEPGCWKLMPYIIQNMYILLGPPLFAASIYMILGRIILLTDGEIHSIIKQRWLTKTFVIGDLLCFLFQSGGGGLMAGSRDNQSMTNIGNGIIIAGLVLQLLWFIFFVIVAATFHRRMILVPTASSLKPGIRWQNYLHTLYFVSALIMIRSLYRVVEYAQGNSGYLMASEVFLYVLDSLPMFIVVVWLLWKHPGEIGMLLKGQEPFTSGFQLYNYRKDSKSARYWADESNLQSLNDH; translated from the exons ATGGCTATCGTCTGTAACCCCGACTGGTTGCATGCAACGTGGTCGTTCTACAGATATGTGCCATCGGTAGCGGCTGCTGTTATATTCtgccttttatttttagtcGCAACAGGCTTGCATCTGTTTCAAATGTTCAAAACAAAGACCTGGTTCCTGTCAGCTCTGGTGTTTGGCTGCTTGT TCGAATTCATTGGCTACACCGCTCGAGCTGCTTCCGCGAGCCAAGAGCCAGGCTGCTGGAAACTGATGCCATACATCATCCAGAACATGTATATCCTGTTGGGCCCTCCGTTGTTTGCGGCCTCTATATACATGATTCTAGGAAGAATCATACTGTTGACAGATGGCGAGATACATTCTATCATCAAGCAGCGCTGGCTTACGAAAACCTTCGTCATTGGTGAtcttttgtgttttctctttcagtCTGGAG GTGGTGGTCTCATGGCTGGGAGCCGAGACAACCAATCCATGACCAATATCGGGAACGGCATAATCATCGCTGGGCTTGTATTGCAGCTCTTGTGGTTCATCTTTTTCGTCATCGTTGCTGCAACCTTCCACCGGCGTATGATACTAGTCCCGACTGCATCTTCTCTGAAGCCGGGAATTCGCTGGCAAAACTACCTCCATACGCTCTACTTTGTCAGCGCCTTGATCATGATCAGATCTCTATATCGCGTCGTGGAATATGCTCAGGGAAATTCCGGATATTTGATGGCGAGCGAAGTATTTCTCTATGTTTTAGACAGTCTTCCTATGTTTATCGTGGTTGTTTGGCTACTGTGGAAGCACCCCGGAGAAATCGGAATGCTTCTAAAAGGACAGGAACCATTCACCAGCGGCTTTCAGCTTTACAACTATCGCAAAGATTCCAAGTCTGCAAGATATTGGGCGGATGAGTCTAACTTACAAAGTTTAAACGATCATTAA
- a CDS encoding endonuclease/Exonuclease/phosphatase family domain-containing protein — protein sequence MALELKRRGDFRNVDDLSDFEFNDLYLDAISGSLEFMVDTATKTSIPQSLIDQQTSPNFLQPQIYNSQSASWAPFSNEARTLRRGDILKIASWNLFFSAPAAAARASTAIAYLRTMFGQEPHNLVVMFQELRQESLEVILEDKWTQQNFVLSDTEPPYFDCADNKSFDEKPNCIPSRYFTLMMISRNLPISNCFRLPFVSEMERDALVVEIPVSEDHGPEASKRSLRLCTTHLESLYTGKELRFRQLVQVSALLKSDSPQGQRFYGGLVGGDMNSVDPSEHNTHRAPEVNLKDVWEDEPARTPPALKPFQKDITYGKARGNTWGYQSDRAKTRKRLDKFLYTGSIETFALSEAQDITGKLGRFGIGLKTKAGLDDVWVSDHFGITVGIKVI from the coding sequence ATGGCTCTCGAACTCAAGCGTCGAGGCGATTTCCGCAACGTCGACGACCTCTCTGACTTTGAATTCAACGATTTATATCTCGACGCCATATCAGGGTCCCTCGAGTTCATGGTCGACACAGCTACTAAGACGTCCATACCACAGTCTCTCATCGACCAACAGACCAGCCCCAACTTCCTCCAACCACAGATATATAACTCCCAATCTGCATCCTGGGCACCTTTTAGCAATGAAGCCAGAACACTTAGACGGGGAGATATCCTTAAAATTGCATCCTGGAACTTGTTTTTCTCGgctcccgccgccgccgctcgtGCCTCCACCGCCATCGCCTATTTGCGGACCATGTTTGGCCAAGAACCTCATAACCTCGTGGTAATGTTCCAAGAACTCCGCCAAGAATCACTAGAAGTCATCCTGGAGGACAAGTGGACTCAACAAAACTTTGTCCTCTCCGATACGGAGCCACCATACTTCGATTGTGCAGACAATAAATCCTTTGACGAGAAACCCAACTGCATACCCAGTCGATATTTTACTCTCATGATGATTTCGCGGAATTTGCCAATATCAAACTGCTTCCGTCTCCCCTTCGTCTCTGAAATGGAGAGAGATGCTCTTGTGGTTGAAATTCCCGTGTCCGAGGACCATGGCCCCGAAGCATCAAAACGGTCACTTCGCCTGTGCACAACACACCTTGAATCACTCTACACAGGAAAAGAGCTCCGTTTTCGCCAACTCGTCCAAGTATCAGCACTACTGAAAAGCGACTCGCCTCAGGGGCAGAGATTCTATGGCGGGCTGGTTGGCGGCGACATGAATTCGGTTGATCCGTCCGAGCACAACACTCACCGAGCACCTGAGGTAAACCTGAAGGACGTTTGGGAGGATGAGCCAGCGCGGACACCGCCGGCCCTAAAGCCCTTCCAGAAAGATATCACATATGGCAAAGCCAGAGGAAATACGTGGGGCTACCAATCCGACAGAGCTAAAACCCGAAAACGGTTGGACAAGTTTCTCTACACAGGGTCTATTGAGACGTTTGCGTTGAGTGAAGCTCAGGACATCACTGGAAAATTGGGTCGCTTTGGAATAGGGCTGAAAACCAAAGCCGGTTTGGATGATGTTTGGGTCAGCGATCACTTTGGGATTACTGTTGGTATTAAGGTTATCTGA